The proteins below are encoded in one region of Sphingopyxis sp. YR583:
- a CDS encoding crotonase/enoyl-CoA hydratase family protein, whose translation MSVIIAKDGPVTIVTIDRPEKRNAVDPATADGLREAFAAFAADTEARVAILTGSAGHFCAGFDLGAVGTSRYDPDGPGPMGPTRMLLEKPVIAAVEGHAVAGGLELALWCDLRVAAASAIFGVYCRRWGVPLIDGGTVRLPRIVGQGRALDMILTGRPVTADEAQRIGLADRVVAEGEALAAAIDLAKQIAAFPQICMNSDRISACRQWDFDIEGALAYEAHAGVAPLREGAEAGAKRFTEGTGRGGSFADFKGE comes from the coding sequence ATGAGCGTCATAATCGCGAAGGACGGACCGGTGACGATCGTTACGATCGACCGGCCGGAAAAGCGCAACGCGGTCGATCCCGCCACCGCCGACGGGCTGCGCGAGGCCTTCGCCGCCTTTGCGGCCGACACGGAAGCAAGGGTCGCGATCCTGACCGGCAGCGCGGGCCATTTCTGCGCCGGATTCGACCTCGGCGCGGTCGGCACCAGCCGATACGATCCCGACGGTCCCGGCCCGATGGGTCCGACCCGGATGCTGCTTGAAAAACCCGTGATCGCCGCGGTCGAGGGCCACGCCGTCGCGGGCGGGCTCGAACTCGCGCTGTGGTGCGATCTTCGCGTCGCCGCCGCCAGCGCGATCTTCGGTGTCTATTGCCGCCGCTGGGGCGTGCCGTTGATCGACGGCGGCACCGTCCGCCTGCCGCGTATCGTCGGACAAGGCCGCGCGCTCGACATGATCCTGACCGGCCGCCCCGTTACCGCCGACGAAGCGCAGCGGATCGGCCTCGCCGACCGCGTCGTCGCCGAAGGCGAAGCACTCGCTGCCGCGATCGATCTTGCGAAACAGATCGCCGCCTTCCCGCAAATCTGCATGAACAGCGACCGGATCAGCGCCTGTCGCCAGTGGGATTTCGATATCGAAGGCGCGCTGGCATATGAAGCGCACGCTGGCGTCGCCCCCTTGCGCGAAGGCGCGGAGGCCGGCGCGAAGCGCTTTACCGAAGGCACCGGACGCGGCGGCAGTTTCGCCGATTTCAAGGGGGAATGA
- a CDS encoding alpha/beta hydrolase family protein, whose protein sequence is MKMSKISIAAALLTLPLPAMGQATDIPAAVYTDPPTDKAHPAAMEVVHIPSGAVKINGVVYVAQGAGPHPTVILCHGLPGNEKSLDLAQAMRRAGWTVITFNYRGSWGSPGEYRFSQNLEDADAVLAFARDPVNAAKLRIDPKRLVIMGHSMGGWVTALTAAHDKALLGAAMISAGNMGWLGKLPREQAVKALRSNGMEALAGTTPEIMADEIIANTDRFDFVKAAPQLTGTSLFVLTSNDGLAPMSNALSAAIGKNGGGAKLRTLHVATDHSWSDARVRLQAEILGWLETLKAGK, encoded by the coding sequence ATGAAGATGTCCAAGATATCGATCGCAGCCGCGCTGCTCACCTTGCCCCTGCCCGCGATGGGACAAGCCACCGACATCCCCGCCGCCGTCTATACCGATCCGCCCACCGACAAGGCGCACCCTGCTGCGATGGAAGTCGTCCACATCCCGAGCGGCGCGGTGAAGATCAACGGCGTCGTCTATGTCGCGCAAGGCGCCGGCCCGCATCCGACGGTCATCCTCTGTCATGGCTTGCCCGGCAACGAAAAGAGCCTTGATCTAGCGCAGGCGATGCGCCGCGCGGGCTGGACCGTCATCACCTTCAACTATCGCGGCTCGTGGGGCAGCCCCGGCGAGTATCGCTTTTCTCAAAATCTGGAAGATGCAGACGCGGTGCTCGCTTTCGCCCGCGATCCCGTCAATGCCGCGAAGCTGCGGATCGATCCGAAACGTCTCGTCATCATGGGCCACAGCATGGGCGGATGGGTCACCGCACTTACCGCCGCGCATGACAAGGCGTTGCTCGGCGCCGCGATGATCTCGGCGGGCAATATGGGCTGGCTCGGCAAGCTGCCGCGCGAGCAGGCGGTGAAGGCGCTGCGCAGCAACGGCATGGAGGCGCTCGCCGGGACGACGCCCGAAATCATGGCCGACGAAATCATCGCCAACACCGACCGCTTCGACTTCGTGAAGGCCGCGCCGCAGCTCACCGGAACCAGCCTGTTCGTCCTGACGTCGAACGACGGGCTGGCACCGATGAGCAACGCCTTGTCGGCCGCGATCGGCAAGAACGGTGGCGGCGCAAAGCTCAGGACGCTGCACGTCGCGACCGACCATAGCTGGTCTGACGCCCGCGTGCGGTTGCAGGCCGAGATTCTGGGGTGGCTCGAGACCCTCAAAGCCGGGAAATGA
- a CDS encoding helix-turn-helix domain-containing protein, with the protein MSANHPMPGLSARLTDREVEILRLLAAGHTVKTIAARLDRSETSINERLRTARRKTGVGSSRELARLLDLQKTCDENIDLSGQRSAMEELARTATVGVRGSKGKIAMLIAIPLTAAGLMFAAVPPTDQAGTSNAVYSAASQQMPLVGSWSLDASEMPENERPQRVTMTFRPSPDGKWTTRVEIVAPDGSSRHSESTAALDGVAVPITGNMDFIDSVALRQPAPDTLVMTLGKAGTRVSTRVYTVAKDLKSMTETIVWSADSRQKLETTRFDRVG; encoded by the coding sequence ATGTCTGCCAACCATCCCATGCCCGGCTTGTCCGCTAGGCTTACCGACCGGGAAGTCGAAATTCTGCGGCTGTTGGCTGCCGGGCATACGGTGAAGACGATCGCAGCGCGTCTGGATCGTTCGGAAACGTCGATCAATGAGCGTTTGCGCACCGCGCGTCGCAAGACGGGTGTAGGGAGCAGCCGCGAATTGGCGCGTCTTCTGGACCTCCAAAAAACTTGTGACGAAAATATCGATCTTTCGGGACAGCGCTCCGCAATGGAGGAGTTGGCGCGCACCGCAACCGTCGGGGTTCGTGGTTCGAAAGGAAAGATCGCCATGCTTATCGCAATACCCTTGACCGCCGCTGGATTGATGTTCGCAGCGGTCCCGCCCACCGACCAGGCCGGAACATCCAATGCCGTTTACAGCGCGGCGTCCCAGCAGATGCCGCTGGTCGGGAGCTGGTCGCTCGACGCATCGGAGATGCCGGAAAATGAGCGTCCCCAGCGGGTGACGATGACGTTCCGCCCATCGCCGGACGGAAAATGGACGACGCGTGTCGAAATCGTCGCGCCGGACGGGTCCAGCAGGCATTCGGAATCGACCGCCGCTCTCGATGGCGTCGCCGTCCCGATCACCGGCAATATGGATTTCATCGACAGCGTTGCCCTGCGCCAGCCGGCGCCCGACACGTTGGTCATGACATTGGGGAAGGCCGGCACCCGTGTGTCGACGCGAGTCTACACCGTCGCCAAGGATCTGAAATCGATGACCGAAACGATTGTCTGGTCCGCCGACAGCCGTCAAAAACTGGAAACGACCCGTTTCGATCGGGTCGGTTGA
- a CDS encoding amidohydrolase, with protein sequence MMRILWTGAAALALAVPASAQTLRGEVEKQMPSLMAIYKDLHANPELSFMEVRSAGILAAEARKLGFKVTEKVGGTGVVAVMENGPGPVVLVRADMDGLPVTEQTGLPGASKVRVTTKEGVETGVMHACGHDTHMTAWIGVARLMAANKAKWSGTLVMIGQPAEERGAGARMMLADGLYTRFPKPQYALAFHDAAQFPAGKIGYTPGYALANVDSVDISVKGVGGHGAYPQTTKDPIVLASRIVGALQTLVSREISPLDSAVVTVGSFHAGAKHNIISDEAKLQLTVRSYSDEVRDHLLDGIARIAKGEAIAAGIPEDKMPVVSVQKDEYTPATFNTVDFTEEMAAYLTTSFGSDRVVKMPPVMGGEDFSRYSRDEHKDVKSLIVWVGGVPQAEYDAAQKEGRTLPSLHSPFWAPDAPAVISTATEALTAMTMKLMPKG encoded by the coding sequence ATGATGCGGATTTTGTGGACGGGCGCGGCTGCGCTGGCTCTTGCCGTACCGGCTTCGGCGCAGACGCTGCGCGGCGAGGTCGAAAAGCAGATGCCGTCGCTGATGGCGATCTACAAGGATCTGCACGCCAATCCCGAACTCAGCTTCATGGAAGTGCGCTCGGCGGGCATCCTCGCCGCCGAAGCGCGCAAGCTGGGGTTTAAGGTAACCGAGAAGGTGGGCGGCACCGGTGTCGTCGCGGTGATGGAAAACGGTCCGGGGCCGGTGGTGCTGGTGCGCGCCGACATGGATGGCCTGCCGGTGACCGAGCAGACGGGTCTGCCGGGCGCTTCCAAGGTGCGTGTGACCACGAAGGAAGGCGTCGAAACCGGCGTGATGCACGCGTGCGGTCACGATACGCATATGACTGCATGGATCGGCGTCGCGCGGCTGATGGCGGCGAACAAGGCGAAATGGTCGGGCACGCTGGTGATGATCGGCCAGCCCGCCGAAGAACGCGGCGCGGGCGCGCGGATGATGCTCGCCGACGGGCTCTACACGCGCTTTCCCAAACCGCAATATGCTCTCGCATTCCACGACGCTGCCCAGTTCCCCGCAGGCAAGATCGGCTATACGCCCGGCTATGCGCTCGCCAATGTCGACAGCGTCGATATCAGCGTGAAAGGGGTTGGCGGTCACGGCGCCTATCCGCAGACCACGAAGGATCCGATCGTTCTGGCGAGCCGGATCGTCGGCGCGCTCCAGACTCTGGTGTCGCGCGAAATCAGCCCGCTCGACAGTGCGGTGGTGACCGTCGGCAGCTTCCACGCCGGCGCCAAGCACAATATCATTTCGGACGAGGCGAAGCTGCAACTGACGGTGCGCAGCTATAGCGACGAGGTCCGCGATCACTTGCTCGACGGCATCGCGCGCATTGCCAAGGGCGAGGCGATTGCTGCGGGTATTCCCGAAGACAAGATGCCCGTCGTGTCGGTCCAGAAGGACGAATATACCCCCGCAACCTTCAATACGGTCGATTTCACCGAGGAGATGGCGGCCTATCTCACCACCAGTTTCGGCAGCGACCGCGTCGTCAAGATGCCGCCGGTGATGGGTGGCGAGGATTTCAGCCGCTATTCGCGCGACGAGCACAAGGATGTGAAGAGCCTGATCGTCTGGGTCGGCGGTGTGCCGCAGGCCGAATATGACGCGGCGCAAAAGGAAGGGCGCACGCTGCCGAGCCTGCACTCGCCCTTTTGGGCCCCCGACGCCCCCGCGGTGATCTCGACCGCGACAGAGGCGCTGACGGCGATGACGATGAAGTTGATGCCCAAAGGATAG
- a CDS encoding DUF4893 domain-containing protein: MGRTIWVLAVALVVTLGACRSVVPPVPPSSADAPSDTTGTWRATATDVDKERIRGWYSSWQAALADARAKGFGADIDREGVLLQPTAALPNPHLPAGDYRCRTIKVGAQGRSSLSYVAYGWFRCRVAPEQGLSSLTKLTGSQRPVGLIFPDNLKRQVFLGTLELGDEKMAVNYGSDRLRDMAGLVERIGDNRWRLVLPAPAYESLLDVIELVPAG, translated from the coding sequence ATGGGTCGCACCATTTGGGTTTTGGCGGTGGCGCTCGTCGTCACCCTTGGCGCGTGCCGGTCGGTAGTGCCGCCGGTGCCGCCGTCGTCGGCCGACGCACCGTCGGACACAACGGGCACTTGGCGCGCAACGGCGACCGATGTCGACAAGGAGCGGATTCGCGGCTGGTATAGCAGCTGGCAAGCGGCGCTCGCCGACGCGCGCGCGAAGGGTTTCGGCGCCGATATCGATCGCGAGGGGGTGCTGCTGCAACCGACGGCGGCACTGCCCAATCCGCATTTGCCCGCCGGCGACTACCGTTGCCGGACGATCAAGGTCGGCGCGCAGGGACGCAGCAGCCTGTCCTACGTGGCTTACGGCTGGTTCCGTTGCCGCGTCGCCCCCGAACAGGGATTGTCGAGCCTGACCAAGCTGACGGGGTCGCAGCGCCCCGTCGGGCTGATCTTTCCCGACAATCTGAAGCGGCAGGTCTTCCTTGGCACGCTCGAGCTTGGCGACGAGAAGATGGCGGTCAATTATGGCAGCGACCGCTTGCGTGACATGGCGGGGCTGGTCGAACGGATCGGCGACAATCGCTGGCGGCTGGTGCTACCTGCGCCCGCTTATGAATCGTTGCTCGACGTGATCGAACTGGTCCCGGCGGGCTGA
- a CDS encoding 3-hydroxybutyrate dehydrogenase codes for MRLKGKTALVTGSTSGIGLGIAKAFASEGASIIINGFGDTDAIETERKGLETISGGKAAYDGADLTKPEQIEEMFKRADADFGGVDILVNNAGMQFVSPVEDFPVEKWDMIIALNLTAAFHTIRHAVPVMRRKKWGRIIATASAHSLVASPFKSAYVTAKHGLAGLTKTVALEVADAGITVNCISPGYVWTPLVENQIPDTMKARGMTREQVINDVLLAGQPTKQFVTVEQVAAVASFLTRDEAANITGANLSVDGGWTAA; via the coding sequence ATGCGCCTCAAAGGAAAGACCGCCCTTGTCACCGGATCGACGTCGGGCATCGGGCTCGGCATTGCGAAGGCCTTTGCCTCCGAAGGCGCCTCGATCATCATCAACGGGTTTGGCGATACCGATGCGATTGAAACCGAGCGCAAGGGGCTGGAAACGATCAGCGGTGGCAAAGCCGCGTATGATGGGGCCGACCTGACCAAGCCCGAACAGATCGAGGAGATGTTCAAGCGCGCCGACGCCGATTTCGGCGGGGTCGATATTCTCGTCAACAATGCCGGCATGCAGTTCGTCTCGCCGGTCGAAGATTTCCCGGTCGAGAAATGGGACATGATCATCGCGCTCAATCTGACCGCGGCATTCCACACGATCCGCCATGCGGTGCCTGTCATGCGCCGGAAGAAATGGGGGCGCATCATCGCCACGGCGTCGGCGCACTCGCTCGTCGCATCGCCGTTCAAGTCGGCCTATGTCACCGCGAAGCATGGCCTCGCCGGCCTGACAAAGACGGTCGCGCTCGAAGTCGCCGATGCCGGAATTACGGTGAACTGCATCAGCCCGGGCTATGTCTGGACGCCGCTGGTCGAGAACCAGATCCCCGACACGATGAAGGCGCGGGGTATGACGCGCGAACAAGTGATCAACGACGTCCTGCTCGCGGGGCAGCCGACGAAACAGTTCGTTACCGTCGAGCAGGTGGCCGCCGTCGCATCTTTCCTGACGCGCGACGAGGCCGCAAACATCACTGGCGCGAACCTCAGCGTCGACGGTGGCTGGACGGCCGCCTGA
- a CDS encoding patatin-like phospholipase family protein codes for MPRRSARAALPLPDLVVLVLQGGGALGAFQAGVYESLIELGIELDWVAGISIGAVNAAIIAGNERDQAVGKMREFWEGVSSALPSLPMVDNDWAREWTHMAAAGQVAAFGVPGFFIPRFPPPAFAARQTPEAVSFYDTAPLVAMLDRLVDWDRVNNGKVRLSVGAVAVETGNFRYFDTTCDTIDARHILASGALPPGLPPVEIDGTWYWDGGLVSNTPLEHVVASANDDMLVFQVDLFPARGERPHDLEEAWSREKDIRYSSRTRRISDGLVRRRKEHRLIDRMLQKLPDEFADLPEVKAVRRMVDCKALNVVQLIHEPPKWQTGARDFEFSRSTMEVNWALGRAAVEAAMKDGHLLAESIAEGRSDSFAVQSDGLRPKDG; via the coding sequence ATGCCCCGCCGCTCCGCCCGTGCCGCTCTGCCGCTTCCCGACCTTGTCGTCCTCGTCCTGCAGGGCGGCGGAGCGCTCGGGGCATTCCAGGCTGGGGTGTATGAATCGCTGATCGAACTCGGCATCGAACTCGACTGGGTTGCCGGCATCTCGATCGGCGCTGTCAACGCCGCGATCATCGCCGGGAACGAGCGCGATCAGGCGGTCGGAAAGATGCGCGAATTCTGGGAAGGCGTCTCGTCCGCGCTGCCTTCGCTGCCGATGGTGGACAATGACTGGGCGCGCGAGTGGACGCATATGGCGGCGGCGGGGCAGGTCGCGGCGTTCGGCGTCCCCGGCTTCTTCATCCCGCGCTTTCCGCCGCCCGCCTTCGCAGCGCGGCAGACGCCGGAGGCGGTGAGCTTCTACGATACCGCACCGCTGGTGGCGATGCTCGACCGGCTGGTCGATTGGGACCGGGTGAACAATGGCAAGGTGCGGCTGTCGGTCGGCGCCGTTGCCGTCGAGACGGGCAATTTCCGCTATTTTGACACGACATGCGACACGATCGATGCGCGACATATTCTCGCCTCGGGCGCGCTGCCGCCGGGCCTGCCGCCGGTCGAGATCGACGGGACATGGTATTGGGACGGGGGCCTCGTGTCGAACACGCCGCTCGAACATGTCGTCGCCTCGGCGAATGACGATATGCTGGTGTTCCAGGTCGACCTGTTCCCCGCGCGGGGCGAGCGGCCGCACGACCTGGAGGAAGCCTGGTCGCGCGAGAAGGATATCCGCTATTCCAGCCGCACGCGGCGCATCTCCGACGGGCTGGTGCGGCGTCGCAAGGAGCATCGGCTGATCGATCGCATGCTGCAGAAACTGCCCGACGAATTTGCCGATTTGCCCGAGGTGAAAGCGGTGCGTCGGATGGTCGACTGCAAGGCGCTCAACGTTGTCCAGTTGATCCATGAGCCGCCGAAATGGCAGACCGGAGCGCGCGACTTCGAATTTTCGCGCTCGACGATGGAGGTCAATTGGGCGCTCGGCCGAGCTGCCGTCGAGGCGGCGATGAAGGACGGACATCTGCTCGCCGAAAGCATTGCCGAAGGACGATCCGACAGTTTCGCGGTCCAATCGGACGGCCTCAGACCAAAGGATGGTTGA
- a CDS encoding KPN_02809 family neutral zinc metallopeptidase, which yields MRLDDYDPGDDIRDLGRGGGGFGGGGGGGLGGLLIGFLPMLLGRKMGCGTILLLGAVAFFVLGPGANMLSTGGGTSDPMADSRSGANVACDTDAERFACNVFGSTHQVWGELINGYRKPTLNFFTDQNRSGCGAAQAAMGPFYCPADQGVYLDTAFFRELDQRFGAAGDAAQAYVVAHEVGHHIQTISGTSDRVRSAQSRASQAEGNALQVRMELQADCYAGVWAARARNSAGQPVMEAGDMEEAMRAANAIGDDTLMRSAGQRPVPESFTHGTSEQRMTWLRRGLQTGDPRQCNAFDTAI from the coding sequence ATGCGCCTCGACGATTATGATCCCGGAGACGATATTCGCGATCTGGGCCGCGGTGGTGGCGGTTTTGGCGGCGGCGGTGGCGGCGGCCTCGGCGGGCTGCTGATCGGCTTCCTGCCGATGCTGCTCGGCCGCAAGATGGGCTGTGGCACCATCCTGCTTCTTGGCGCGGTCGCTTTCTTCGTACTCGGCCCCGGCGCCAACATGCTGAGCACGGGCGGCGGCACGAGCGATCCGATGGCCGACAGCCGGAGCGGCGCCAATGTCGCTTGCGACACCGATGCCGAACGCTTTGCCTGCAACGTCTTCGGCTCGACGCATCAGGTCTGGGGCGAATTGATCAACGGTTATCGCAAGCCCACACTCAATTTCTTCACCGACCAGAATCGTTCGGGCTGCGGCGCGGCGCAGGCGGCGATGGGCCCCTTCTATTGCCCCGCCGATCAGGGCGTCTACCTCGACACCGCCTTCTTCCGCGAACTCGACCAGCGTTTCGGCGCGGCGGGCGATGCGGCGCAGGCTTATGTCGTGGCGCACGAAGTCGGCCACCATATCCAGACGATCAGCGGCACTTCGGATCGGGTCCGCAGTGCGCAGAGCCGTGCGTCGCAGGCCGAGGGCAATGCGCTGCAGGTCCGTATGGAATTGCAGGCCGATTGCTACGCCGGCGTCTGGGCCGCGCGCGCAAGGAACAGCGCCGGCCAGCCGGTGATGGAGGCGGGCGATATGGAAGAAGCGATGCGCGCCGCCAATGCGATCGGCGACGACACGCTGATGCGCTCGGCCGGACAGCGCCCCGTGCCCGAAAGCTTCACGCACGGAACGAGCGAACAACGCATGACCTGGCTGCGCCGCGGCCTGCAAACGGGGGATCCACGCCAGTGCAACGCTTTCGATACCGCCATCTGA
- a CDS encoding metal-dependent hydrolase family protein, producing the protein MQRFRYRHLNAAIAASLLAVSPASAQTLYIKAGRLIDGVSNEVRTGECITVEGEHIKAVGPCGKAPDGATVVDWSGFNVLPGLIDLHTHLADLGQSADLAAPIKASPAETALVGARNARVTLDAGFTSARDVGTYRGLTDVTLRNAIDRGDVPGPRMWVAGAYITIPKGGGELNGVVPNEELPADMRLGVAATPEEAAAKTTYLLDHGADFIKTIATGAVLAIGTEPGAPELTVEQLRAVVRVAHARGKKVTAHAHGAIGIQNAINAGVDSIEHASLADEATLQLAKKRGTWLAMDIYNGTYIDDIGTKEGWPEEYLRKNRETTDAQRAAFRRAVELGVNIGYATDAGVYPHGLNARQFRNMVKYGMTPMQAIQSATGRASEEMGRSDVGAIVPGRYADFVAVKADPLTDITVLEKIDHVMKGGAIVR; encoded by the coding sequence GTGCAACGCTTTCGATACCGCCATCTGAACGCCGCGATCGCGGCAAGCCTTTTGGCGGTATCGCCGGCATCGGCCCAAACGCTTTATATCAAGGCCGGCCGGCTGATCGACGGCGTCTCGAACGAAGTGCGCACGGGCGAGTGCATCACCGTCGAGGGCGAGCACATCAAGGCGGTCGGCCCCTGCGGCAAGGCGCCCGATGGCGCGACGGTCGTCGACTGGTCGGGCTTCAACGTCCTCCCCGGCCTGATCGACCTGCACACCCACTTGGCCGACCTCGGCCAGAGCGCCGATCTCGCCGCGCCGATAAAGGCATCGCCTGCCGAAACCGCGCTGGTCGGGGCGCGCAACGCGCGCGTCACGCTCGACGCGGGTTTCACCAGCGCGCGCGACGTCGGCACCTATCGCGGCCTGACCGACGTGACGCTGCGCAATGCCATCGACCGCGGCGACGTGCCCGGCCCGCGCATGTGGGTTGCGGGCGCCTATATCACCATTCCCAAGGGCGGCGGCGAACTCAACGGCGTCGTGCCGAACGAAGAATTGCCAGCCGACATGCGCCTCGGCGTCGCTGCAACCCCCGAGGAAGCCGCAGCGAAGACGACATATCTGCTCGACCATGGCGCCGACTTCATCAAGACGATCGCGACCGGCGCGGTGCTCGCCATCGGCACCGAGCCCGGCGCGCCCGAATTGACCGTCGAACAACTGCGCGCGGTGGTAAGGGTCGCCCATGCTCGCGGCAAGAAGGTCACGGCCCATGCGCACGGCGCCATCGGCATCCAGAATGCAATCAACGCCGGCGTCGACAGCATCGAACACGCCAGCCTCGCCGACGAGGCGACGCTGCAGCTCGCGAAAAAGCGCGGCACCTGGCTCGCGATGGATATCTATAACGGCACCTATATCGACGATATCGGCACCAAAGAGGGCTGGCCCGAGGAATATCTCCGCAAGAACCGCGAAACGACCGATGCCCAGCGCGCCGCCTTCCGCCGTGCGGTCGAACTGGGCGTCAACATCGGCTACGCCACCGACGCCGGCGTCTATCCGCACGGGCTCAACGCGCGCCAGTTCCGCAATATGGTCAAATATGGAATGACGCCGATGCAGGCGATCCAGTCCGCCACCGGCCGCGCGTCGGAGGAAATGGGACGCAGCGACGTCGGTGCGATCGTCCCCGGTCGCTACGCCGATTTCGTCGCCGTAAAGGCCGATCCGCTCACCGACATCACCGTCCTCGAAAAGATCGACCATGTGATGAAGGGCGGCGCTATCGTCCGCTAG
- a CDS encoding HPP family protein, whose amino-acid sequence MVRAILNTGRLFVPLLAGASLRDRVIASIGALIGIGFVGLTCVALFPASMPWIVAPMGASAVLLFAVPASPLAQPWSIVGGNVISAMVGAVVAWIFPDPAIAAAVAVSLAILTMSLLRCLHPPGGAAALSAVLGGYALFSAHVADFLIVVIANSLLMTLIGWLFHRFSGHSYPHRAKPVEGKALAPAPASGLLMGDIDAALDDLGETFDISREDLALLLDRAEAHAAERNKS is encoded by the coding sequence ATGGTCCGCGCCATATTGAACACCGGCCGCCTGTTCGTGCCGCTGCTGGCGGGCGCGAGCTTGCGTGATCGCGTGATCGCCAGCATCGGCGCGCTGATCGGCATCGGTTTCGTCGGGCTGACCTGTGTCGCGCTGTTCCCCGCGTCGATGCCGTGGATCGTCGCGCCGATGGGCGCTTCGGCGGTATTGCTGTTCGCCGTGCCCGCGAGCCCGCTCGCGCAGCCCTGGTCGATCGTCGGCGGCAATGTCATTTCGGCGATGGTTGGCGCGGTCGTCGCATGGATATTTCCCGATCCGGCGATTGCCGCCGCAGTTGCGGTTTCACTGGCGATCCTGACGATGTCGCTCTTGCGCTGCCTGCATCCGCCCGGGGGGGCCGCGGCGCTCAGCGCAGTACTCGGCGGCTATGCGCTGTTTTCGGCGCATGTGGCGGATTTCCTGATCGTCGTGATCGCCAATTCGCTGCTGATGACCCTGATTGGCTGGCTGTTCCACCGCTTTTCAGGCCACAGCTATCCGCACCGCGCGAAGCCCGTCGAAGGCAAGGCGCTGGCGCCCGCGCCGGCTTCGGGTCTGCTGATGGGCGATATCGACGCGGCGCTCGACGATCTGGGTGAGACGTTCGACATCAGCCGCGAGGATCTCGCGCTGCTGCTCGACCGCGCCGAGGCGCATGCGGCCGAGCGGAACAAGTCCTAG